The following are encoded in a window of Geotrypetes seraphini chromosome 5, aGeoSer1.1, whole genome shotgun sequence genomic DNA:
- the LOC117360915 gene encoding rho-related GTP-binding protein RhoG-like, with the protein MQTIKCVVVGDGAVGKTCLLISYTTNAFPEEYIPTVFDNYSAQMTVDGRPISLNLWDTAGQEEYDRLRTLSYPQTNVFVICFSIGSPSSHANVRHKWHPEVSHHCPNIPILLVGTKKDLRHDQETVKKLKEQSLSPTTPQQGYSLAKQIGAVKYLECSALNQDGIQEVFAEAVRAVFYPVTKKNTKKCVLL; encoded by the coding sequence ATGCAGACAATAAAATGTGTTGTTGTTGGAGATGGAGCAGTTGGGAAGACTTGCCTGCTCATCAGCTACACCACCAATGCCTTTCCTGAGGAATACATCCCCACTGTCTTTGACAATTATAGTGCCCAAATGACAGTGGATGGACGTCCTATAAGCTTGAACCTCTGGGACACTGCTGGGCAAGAGGAATATGACCGTCTCCGTACCCTCTCCTATCCACAGACCAATGTCTTTGTCATCTGTTTCTCCATTGGAAGTCCATCTTCCCATGCTAATGTTCGGCACAAATGGCACCCTGAAGTTTCCCATCACTGTCCCAATATTCCAATATTACTAGTAGGGACCAAAAAGGACCTAAGACATGATCAGGAAACAGTTAAGAAGTTGAAAGAACAAAGCTTGTCACCAACCACCCCACAGCAAGGCTATTCACTGGCCAAACAGATTGGAGCAGTGAAATATCTGGAATGCTCTGCTCTAAACCAGGACGGTATCcaggaggtgtttgcagaagCTGTACGTGCGGTGTTTTACCCAGTAacaaagaaaaacacaaaaaaatgtgttttgcTATAG